One Rhinoraja longicauda isolate Sanriku21f chromosome 18, sRhiLon1.1, whole genome shotgun sequence DNA segment encodes these proteins:
- the LOC144602223 gene encoding CD59 glycoprotein-like isoform X2 — MEHSLLKCLLFISLCSAFGSALECYVCESKEDSLCIKQSCGHDQDACLNVTFHNNNFFRRCWTKRKCNIKDVQAGFNIELGLTLSCCSVNLCNSKSGVEPGPVAHIYLLGLLSVFTSLHLCWSQS, encoded by the exons ATGGAACACAGCTTACTAAAGTGCCTCCTCTTCATATCACTCTGCTCAGCATTTG GATCTGCCCTGGAATGTTATGTGTGTGAATCTAAAGAAGACTCTCTGTGCATTAAGCAGTCATGTGGCCATGACCAGGATGCCTGCCTGAACGTCACCTTTCACA ATAATAATTTCTTCCGCCGCTGCTGGACCAAGCGAAAGTGTAACATCAAGGACGTGCAGGCGGGGTTCAATATCGAGTTGGGATTGACACTTAGCTGCTGCAGCGTGAACTTGTGCAACTCCAAGAGCGGTGTGGAGCCTGGACCAGTCGCACACATCTATCTGCTGGGTCTGCTCTCTGTTTTTACCAGTCTGCATCTGTGTTGGTCCCAAAGCTGA
- the LOC144602223 gene encoding CD59 glycoprotein-like isoform X1 encodes MKVRNTRAMEHSLLKCLLFISLCSAFGSALECYVCESKEDSLCIKQSCGHDQDACLNVTFHNNNFFRRCWTKRKCNIKDVQAGFNIELGLTLSCCSVNLCNSKSGVEPGPVAHIYLLGLLSVFTSLHLCWSQS; translated from the exons atgaag GTGCGCAACACAAGAGCCATGGAACACAGCTTACTAAAGTGCCTCCTCTTCATATCACTCTGCTCAGCATTTG GATCTGCCCTGGAATGTTATGTGTGTGAATCTAAAGAAGACTCTCTGTGCATTAAGCAGTCATGTGGCCATGACCAGGATGCCTGCCTGAACGTCACCTTTCACA ATAATAATTTCTTCCGCCGCTGCTGGACCAAGCGAAAGTGTAACATCAAGGACGTGCAGGCGGGGTTCAATATCGAGTTGGGATTGACACTTAGCTGCTGCAGCGTGAACTTGTGCAACTCCAAGAGCGGTGTGGAGCCTGGACCAGTCGCACACATCTATCTGCTGGGTCTGCTCTCTGTTTTTACCAGTCTGCATCTGTGTTGGTCCCAAAGCTGA